A single window of Aspergillus puulaauensis MK2 DNA, chromosome 5, nearly complete sequence DNA harbors:
- a CDS encoding HIT family protein (COG:F;~EggNog:ENOG410PNV8;~InterPro:IPR011146,IPR039383,IPR001310,IPR036265;~PFAM:PF01230;~go_function: GO:0003824 - catalytic activity [Evidence IEA]), translating to MSESNYHLHEPTMPLTIKGGPIHFGPFLVTPQVFHQTLLSIALVNLKPILPGHVLISPRRVVPRVADLSPPETADLFLTVRRVGRMIERVYGATSLNIAIQDGVDAGQSVPHVHAHIIPRRRHDLSSTDEVYEKLDGEEGDLSKSLKEKAKEHEGRVMERLKVDNEERVARGSEEMEKEAAMLAKEMAKEPTD from the exons ATGTCGGAGTCCAATTACCACCTCCACGAACCGACCATGCCCCTGACAATAAAAGGCGGCCCGATCCATTTCGGCCCCTTCCTCGTCACCCCGCAG gtCTTCCACCAAACCCTGCTGAGTATCGCCCTCGTAAACCTCAAGCCCATCCTCCCAGGCCACGTCCTGATATCCCCGCGCCGCGTCGTCCCGCGGGTAGCCGACCTGTCACCCCCCGAAACCGCTGATTTATTTCTCACCGTGCGCCGCGTGGGCCGCATGATTGAGCGTGTTTATGGCGCTACGAGTTTGAATATTGCGATCCAGGATGGTGTGGATGCGGGCCAGAGTGTGCCGCATGTGCATGCACATATTATTCCGCGGAGGAGGCACGATTTGAGTAGTACGGATGAGGTGTATGAGAagctggatggagaggagggagatttGTCAAAAAGTTTGAAGGAAAAGGCTAAAGAGCATGAGGGGAGGGTCATGGAAAGGCTGAAAGTTGATAATGAGGAGAGGGTTGCTAGGGGAtccgaggagatggagaaggaggcggcTATGTTGGCAAAGGAGATGGCGAAAGAGCCTACTGATTAA